One genomic segment of Bradyrhizobium diazoefficiens includes these proteins:
- a CDS encoding amidase — protein sequence MTLPMSWNEWAQHDGVGLAARVRKGELTAKELARQAAAAVAKVNPTLSGVVELFDDVIADPAKDGANLAGPFAGLPFLMKDLGPTMKDRLQEMGSLLMRGNRAAADTFLTGKFRQAGLNLIGRTTTPEFGVCSSADNPAVYVTRNPWNTDYTTCGSSAGSAAMVAAGVVPIAHATDGGGSIRIPAGVNGNIGLKVSRGVFSLAPHMSDLTGLVSIQGCQSRSVRDTAAFVDHARGPAPGEFMPFWTTAQPYSEMIKRDPSKLRIALSHTWGDYSATPEIAAELDKAGRFLEGLGHHVDFALPELDFRAAFAAQTTCYISNFAVVISNMLAARGLEKPPEDLIEPMNIRIWEKGRHTSFAERAKMQGVFNTTSRGFGAFFEQWDVILTPITALPTPKVGTREYLTISDNPDVLDWFGNLWRFFAFTPLANLCGIPAISMPMATQEHGLPLGIQAIAKQANDGLLLQLAAQIERALDGKWNGGRKPKVHVG from the coding sequence ATGACTTTGCCGATGAGCTGGAACGAATGGGCGCAGCACGATGGCGTTGGCCTTGCGGCGCGCGTGCGCAAGGGCGAGCTGACGGCGAAGGAACTGGCACGTCAGGCCGCAGCGGCGGTCGCCAAGGTCAATCCGACCCTATCAGGCGTGGTCGAGCTGTTCGATGACGTGATCGCCGATCCCGCCAAGGACGGCGCCAATCTCGCAGGTCCCTTCGCCGGCCTGCCGTTCCTGATGAAGGATCTCGGGCCGACCATGAAGGACCGGCTGCAGGAGATGGGCTCGCTGCTGATGCGCGGCAATCGCGCCGCGGCCGACACGTTCCTCACCGGTAAGTTTCGCCAGGCGGGATTGAACCTGATCGGCCGCACGACGACGCCGGAATTCGGCGTGTGCTCTTCGGCCGACAATCCCGCGGTCTATGTCACGCGCAACCCCTGGAATACCGACTACACCACCTGCGGCTCGTCGGCGGGCAGCGCCGCAATGGTTGCGGCCGGCGTGGTGCCGATCGCACATGCGACCGACGGCGGCGGCTCGATCCGCATTCCCGCCGGCGTCAACGGCAATATCGGCCTGAAAGTGTCGCGCGGCGTGTTCTCGCTGGCGCCGCACATGTCGGACCTCACCGGCCTCGTCTCGATCCAGGGCTGCCAGTCGCGCAGCGTGCGCGACACCGCCGCCTTCGTCGATCACGCCCGCGGGCCCGCGCCCGGCGAGTTCATGCCATTCTGGACCACGGCGCAGCCATACTCCGAGATGATCAAGCGCGATCCGTCAAAGCTGCGCATCGCGCTATCGCACACATGGGGCGACTACAGCGCAACGCCGGAGATCGCGGCCGAGCTGGACAAGGCCGGCCGTTTCCTCGAAGGCCTCGGCCATCACGTCGACTTCGCGCTGCCCGAGCTCGACTTCCGCGCCGCGTTCGCGGCGCAGACCACTTGCTACATCTCGAACTTTGCCGTGGTGATCTCCAACATGCTCGCCGCGCGCGGGCTGGAAAAGCCGCCGGAAGATCTGATTGAGCCGATGAATATCCGGATCTGGGAGAAGGGCCGGCACACGAGCTTTGCCGAGCGCGCGAAGATGCAGGGGGTGTTCAACACCACCTCGCGCGGCTTCGGCGCGTTCTTCGAGCAGTGGGATGTCATCCTGACGCCGATCACCGCGCTGCCGACGCCGAAGGTCGGCACCAGGGAATATCTCACCATCTCCGACAATCCCGATGTGCTCGACTGGTTCGGCAATCTCTGGCGTTTCTTCGCGTTCACCCCGCTTGCCAATCTCTGCGGCATACCGGCAATCTCGATGCCGATGGCAACGCAAGAGCACGGCCTGCCGCTCGGCATCCAGGCGATCGCGAAACAGGCCAATGACGGCCTCCTGCTCCAGCTCGCCGCCCAGATTGAGCGCGCGCTCGACGGCAAATGGAACGGCGGCAGGAAGCCGAAGGTGCATGTGGGCTGA
- a CDS encoding LLM class flavin-dependent oxidoreductase — MEIGYFTMPSHPPECGLKEGNDWDLQVMRWLDELGYQEAWVGEHHTAPWEPNPTPDLLIAQALMQTKNIRIGPGGFLLPYHHPAELANRVAMLDHLSEGRLNFGVAASGLPSDWAMFNVDGMSGQNRDMTREALEIILKLWSDPAPFTYKGKFWTVTKPDTMFDFLKPHIKPLQAPHPPIGVAGLSKNSDTLKLAGERGFIPMSLNLNPAYVGSHWDSVVAGAAKTGRKPNRQDWRLVREVFVADTDEEAWKLSTGDMMGRMMHEYFLPLLGHFGFKDYLKHAPDVPDSDVTVEYCAKRNWIVGSPATVADKIEKIYDEVGGFGVLLVFGFDYKHKAEAWHHSLSLLANEVMPRLKHLGSAKKVA; from the coding sequence ATGGAGATCGGCTATTTCACGATGCCTTCGCATCCGCCGGAGTGCGGCTTGAAGGAAGGCAACGACTGGGACCTGCAGGTCATGCGCTGGCTCGACGAGCTCGGCTATCAGGAGGCCTGGGTCGGCGAGCACCACACCGCACCCTGGGAACCCAATCCCACGCCGGATCTTTTGATCGCGCAGGCCCTGATGCAGACCAAGAACATCCGCATCGGCCCGGGCGGATTCCTGCTGCCCTATCATCACCCGGCCGAACTCGCCAACCGCGTCGCGATGCTGGATCATCTTTCCGAGGGCCGGCTCAATTTCGGCGTCGCAGCATCGGGACTGCCGAGTGACTGGGCGATGTTCAACGTCGACGGCATGAGCGGCCAGAACCGCGACATGACCCGCGAGGCGCTGGAGATCATCCTGAAGCTCTGGTCCGATCCCGCGCCCTTCACCTACAAGGGCAAGTTCTGGACGGTGACCAAGCCGGACACGATGTTCGATTTCCTCAAGCCCCACATCAAGCCGCTGCAGGCGCCGCATCCGCCGATCGGCGTTGCCGGGCTGTCGAAAAACTCGGACACGCTCAAGCTCGCGGGCGAGCGCGGCTTCATCCCGATGAGCCTCAACCTCAACCCGGCCTATGTCGGCAGCCATTGGGACTCGGTGGTGGCAGGCGCCGCGAAAACCGGTCGCAAGCCGAACCGCCAGGACTGGCGGCTGGTGCGTGAAGTTTTCGTCGCCGACACCGATGAGGAGGCCTGGAAGCTCTCGACCGGCGACATGATGGGCCGGATGATGCACGAGTACTTCCTGCCGCTGCTCGGCCATTTCGGCTTCAAGGACTATCTGAAGCACGCGCCCGACGTCCCCGACAGCGACGTCACGGTCGAATATTGCGCCAAGCGGAACTGGATCGTCGGCTCGCCCGCGACCGTCGCCGACAAGATCGAGAAGATCTACGACGAGGTCGGCGGCTTCGGCGTGCTGCTGGTGTTCGGCTTTGACTACAAGCACAAGGCCGAGGCCTGGCACCACTCGCTCTCGCTGCTCGCCAATGAGGTGATGCCGCGCCTGAAGCATCTCGGCTCCGCGAAGAAGGTGGCTTGA
- a CDS encoding ring-opening amidohydrolase — protein sequence MRTTAVGVFKIATRGPGDVAGLMAMIDSGAIDPTSILAILGKTEGNGGVNDFTREYAVAALCTALAPKLGLSSQAVEQRIAFVMSGGTEGVLTPHLTVFTRSEAERPAGMSGKRLRIGIAHTRDFLPEEIGRSAQITETAAAVTAAMADAGITDPADIHFVQIKCPLLTSDRIETANARGNKTATIGSYSSMAYSRGASALGVAVALGEIAPDVRDEDVLRRYDLFSNVASTSSGIELLHNVVIVFGNSASSASEFEIGHAVMDDAIDATAVMSALKGVGLGATPQPGRELVNIFAKAEASPDGTIRGFRHTMLEDTDISSTRHARAAVGGLIAGLAGTGAVYVSGGAEHQGPAGGGPVAVIARLS from the coding sequence ATGCGGACAACAGCGGTCGGCGTCTTCAAGATCGCCACCAGGGGCCCCGGCGACGTCGCCGGCCTGATGGCCATGATCGACTCCGGCGCGATCGATCCCACATCCATCCTCGCCATTCTCGGCAAGACCGAGGGCAATGGCGGCGTCAACGATTTTACCCGGGAGTACGCCGTCGCCGCGCTATGCACGGCCCTGGCGCCGAAGCTCGGTTTGTCCTCACAAGCGGTCGAACAGCGCATCGCTTTCGTGATGTCCGGCGGCACCGAAGGCGTACTCACCCCGCATCTGACGGTATTTACGCGCAGCGAGGCCGAGCGGCCCGCTGGCATGTCCGGCAAGCGGTTGAGGATCGGCATCGCGCATACGCGCGATTTCCTGCCCGAAGAGATCGGCCGCTCCGCGCAGATCACGGAGACGGCCGCCGCCGTGACCGCCGCGATGGCGGATGCCGGCATCACCGACCCCGCCGATATCCATTTCGTGCAGATCAAATGCCCGTTGCTCACCAGCGATCGGATCGAGACGGCAAACGCGCGCGGCAACAAGACGGCAACGATAGGCTCCTACAGCTCGATGGCCTATTCGCGCGGCGCCTCCGCACTTGGGGTCGCGGTCGCGCTCGGCGAGATCGCGCCTGACGTTCGCGACGAGGACGTGCTGCGGCGCTACGATCTGTTCTCGAACGTCGCTTCGACCTCATCGGGCATCGAGCTGTTGCACAATGTCGTCATCGTGTTCGGCAACTCGGCATCTTCCGCGAGCGAGTTCGAGATCGGGCATGCCGTGATGGACGATGCCATCGATGCCACGGCGGTGATGTCGGCATTGAAGGGCGTTGGACTTGGCGCCACGCCGCAGCCAGGCCGCGAGCTCGTCAATATCTTCGCCAAGGCCGAGGCCTCGCCTGACGGCACTATACGCGGCTTCCGGCACACCATGCTGGAGGACACCGACATCAGCTCGACCCGCCACGCCCGCGCGGCGGTCGGCGGCCTGATCGCCGGTCTTGCCGGCACCGGGGCGGTCTACGTCTCCGGCGGCGCCGAGCATCAGGGGCCAGCGGGCGGCGGCCCGGTTGCGGTGATCGCGCGCCTGTCCTAA
- a CDS encoding flavin reductase family protein: MTVDANPPDAKDFKQAMRQCAGAVALVTVGAEHGKRTGLTVTSACSLSDSPPSLIVCVNRNASAHARIREEGAFAINFLHEDHAMLALTFSGQKGVNGDDRFAFGQWTRGVTGAPVLNDAVAAFDCVLAREFETKTHSIFVGEVRGVSHSDGAAPLVYLRSSFHTPHEIRETVSVGDLDSRHLSWTDFS; the protein is encoded by the coding sequence GTGACGGTCGACGCCAATCCTCCCGACGCAAAGGACTTCAAGCAGGCGATGCGTCAATGCGCCGGCGCCGTGGCGCTGGTCACGGTCGGCGCCGAGCACGGCAAGCGCACCGGGCTGACGGTGACCTCGGCTTGCTCGCTGTCGGATTCGCCACCCTCGCTGATCGTTTGCGTCAACCGCAATGCCAGCGCGCATGCGCGCATCCGCGAGGAAGGCGCCTTCGCGATCAACTTCCTGCACGAGGATCATGCCATGCTGGCGTTGACCTTCAGCGGCCAGAAGGGCGTCAACGGCGATGACCGTTTTGCGTTCGGGCAATGGACGCGAGGGGTGACCGGCGCGCCGGTGCTGAATGATGCGGTCGCCGCGTTCGATTGCGTGCTGGCGCGGGAGTTCGAAACCAAGACGCATTCGATCTTCGTCGGCGAGGTGCGTGGCGTCTCGCATTCCGACGGAGCCGCGCCACTCGTGTATCTGCGCAGCAGCTTCCACACGCCACACGAGATCCGCGAGACCGTTTCAGTCGGCGACCTCGATTCGCGGCATTTGAGCTGGACGGATTTTTCGTAG
- a CDS encoding Tex family protein, which translates to MANINQKIAQELGVRAEQVEAAVTLLDGGATVPFIARYRKEATGALDDAQLRTLEERLVYLRELEDRRKAILESVREQGKLDAALEASILAADSKARLEDIYLPFKPKRRTKAEIAKEAGLEPLANQLLAEPGNDPKAVAEGFVNAEKGVADAAAALDGARAILVERFDEDADLIGSLREDMWTNARMASKVRDGKKTEGEKFADYFDFSEPLTKLPSHRILAMFRGEKEEILDLQIQAEEAPPAGVPGAYELKIMKRFGIADLKRPGDRWLIDTVRWAWRTKIQVHLNIDLRMRLWNAAETEAVRVFASNLRDLLLAAPAGTRVTMGLDPGYRTGVKVAVVDATGKVVDTTAIYPHEPQRQWNESLAILGKLALKHRVELIAIGNGTASRETDKLATELVKGLAELKMSKIVVSEAGASVYSASAFASEELPGLDVTLRGAVSIARRLQDPLAELVKIEPKAIGVGQYQHDLGQAKLAKSLDAVVEDCVNAVGVDVNTASAPLLARVSGVGSGLAQSIVAHRDANGPFKSRKALKDVPRLGPKAFEQCAGFLRILGGEDPLDASGVHPEAYPVVRRILAATKSDIKALIGSSEIVRTLKPKDFVDETFGLPTVTDILRELEKPGRDPRPAFKAAVFKEGVEEIKHLQKGMILEGTVTNVAAFGAFVDIGVHQDGLVHISAMSRNYIKDPREVVKPGDIVKVKVLDFEVARKRISLTLRLDDEVGVKKDAPGMQRDNTRNTNRMTSSAPRKQESSGGGALAEALRRAAEKNGGKRV; encoded by the coding sequence GTGGCAAATATCAACCAGAAAATTGCGCAGGAGCTCGGGGTTCGGGCCGAGCAGGTCGAGGCGGCGGTGACGCTGCTCGACGGCGGCGCCACGGTTCCCTTCATCGCCCGCTACCGCAAGGAAGCGACCGGTGCGCTCGACGACGCGCAATTGCGCACGCTGGAGGAGCGCCTGGTTTACCTGCGCGAGCTCGAAGACCGCCGCAAGGCGATCCTCGAATCGGTGCGCGAGCAGGGCAAGCTCGATGCCGCGCTCGAAGCCTCCATTCTCGCCGCCGACAGCAAAGCGCGCCTCGAAGACATCTATCTGCCGTTCAAGCCGAAGCGCCGCACCAAGGCGGAAATCGCCAAGGAAGCCGGCCTCGAGCCGCTCGCCAATCAGCTGCTGGCCGAGCCTGGCAACGATCCGAAGGCCGTGGCGGAAGGCTTCGTCAATGCCGAGAAGGGCGTTGCGGATGCTGCTGCCGCGCTCGACGGCGCGCGCGCCATCCTGGTCGAGCGTTTCGACGAGGACGCCGACCTGATCGGTTCGCTGCGCGAGGACATGTGGACCAATGCCCGCATGGCCTCGAAAGTGCGCGACGGCAAGAAGACCGAGGGCGAGAAATTCGCCGACTATTTTGACTTCTCCGAGCCGTTGACGAAGCTGCCTTCGCATCGCATTCTCGCGATGTTCCGCGGCGAGAAGGAAGAGATCCTCGATCTCCAGATCCAGGCCGAGGAAGCGCCGCCCGCCGGCGTGCCGGGCGCGTACGAGCTAAAGATCATGAAGCGGTTCGGCATCGCCGACCTCAAGCGTCCCGGCGACCGCTGGCTGATCGACACGGTGCGCTGGGCCTGGCGCACCAAGATCCAGGTGCATCTCAACATCGATTTGCGCATGCGGCTGTGGAACGCGGCCGAGACCGAAGCCGTGCGCGTGTTCGCCTCCAACCTGCGCGACCTGCTGCTGGCCGCGCCGGCGGGCACCCGCGTTACCATGGGGCTCGATCCAGGCTATCGCACCGGCGTCAAGGTCGCCGTCGTCGATGCGACCGGCAAGGTGGTCGACACCACCGCGATCTATCCGCACGAGCCGCAGCGGCAGTGGAACGAGTCGCTTGCGATCCTCGGCAAGCTGGCATTGAAGCATCGCGTCGAGCTGATCGCGATCGGCAACGGCACCGCCTCGCGCGAGACCGACAAGCTCGCGACCGAGCTGGTCAAGGGTCTCGCTGAACTGAAGATGAGCAAGATCGTGGTGTCGGAAGCCGGCGCGTCGGTCTATTCGGCCTCGGCCTTCGCCTCGGAGGAATTGCCCGGCCTCGACGTCACCCTGCGCGGCGCGGTCTCGATTGCGCGGCGGCTGCAGGATCCGCTCGCCGAACTCGTCAAGATCGAGCCGAAGGCGATCGGCGTCGGCCAGTATCAACACGATCTCGGCCAGGCCAAGCTCGCCAAATCGCTCGATGCCGTGGTCGAGGATTGCGTGAACGCAGTTGGCGTCGACGTCAATACCGCTTCGGCGCCGCTGCTTGCGCGGGTATCGGGCGTCGGCTCGGGTCTTGCCCAGAGCATCGTCGCGCATCGCGACGCCAACGGCCCGTTCAAGTCGCGCAAGGCGCTCAAGGACGTGCCGCGGCTCGGGCCGAAGGCGTTCGAGCAGTGCGCGGGCTTCCTGCGCATCCTCGGCGGCGAGGATCCGCTCGATGCCTCCGGCGTGCATCCGGAAGCCTATCCGGTGGTGCGGCGCATTCTCGCGGCGACCAAGAGCGACATCAAGGCGCTGATCGGCAGCAGTGAGATCGTGCGCACCTTGAAGCCGAAGGATTTCGTCGACGAGACGTTTGGTCTGCCGACCGTCACCGACATCCTGCGCGAGTTGGAGAAGCCCGGCCGCGACCCGCGTCCGGCGTTCAAGGCCGCCGTGTTCAAGGAAGGCGTCGAGGAGATCAAGCATCTTCAGAAGGGCATGATCCTCGAAGGCACGGTGACCAATGTCGCCGCATTCGGCGCCTTCGTCGACATCGGCGTGCACCAGGACGGTCTCGTGCACATCTCGGCGATGTCAAGGAACTACATCAAGGATCCGCGCGAGGTGGTGAAGCCCGGCGACATCGTCAAGGTCAAGGTGCTGGACTTCGAGGTGGCCCGCAAGCGCATCTCGCTGACGCTGCGCCTCGACGACGAGGTCGGCGTCAAGAAGGACGCGCCCGGCATGCAGCGCGACAACACGCGCAATACCAACCGCATGACGTCGTCGGCACCGCGCAAGCAGGAATCCTCCGGCGGCGGCGCCCTCGCCGAAGCCCTGCGCCGCGCAGCCGAGAAGAACGGCGGCAAGCGGGTGTGA
- a CDS encoding PaaI family thioesterase, with protein sequence MSTLSPTLPFEELAEAIRGRRSDYGHISGLQLDRFAPGEAWSSLPYRPVFVGDTETGVLHGGVVTAMLDESCGMAVQLALDGTRAIATLDLRIDYQKPATPGLDIKAHSVCFRTTRSIAFVRSTAYQDSEDDPVATATACFMIGANRTNMLADGRMDSRHIPALEAPDDPGGPFASSPFARCLGIRVNDDGTLTMPFSPKIVGNPILPAIHGGMTGAFLETTAIFGVRRELGIAALPKPIGLTVNYLRSGRALDSIANVSIVKQGRRIVAFEARAWQGDADKPIATAFGHFMLRPTPGSDEE encoded by the coding sequence ATGTCCACTCTATCTCCCACGCTCCCATTCGAGGAACTCGCCGAGGCGATTAGGGGCCGCCGCTCCGATTATGGCCATATCAGCGGGCTCCAGCTCGACCGCTTCGCGCCGGGTGAGGCCTGGTCCAGCTTGCCCTACCGGCCCGTCTTCGTCGGGGACACCGAGACCGGCGTGCTGCATGGCGGCGTCGTCACCGCGATGCTGGACGAGAGCTGCGGCATGGCCGTGCAACTTGCGCTCGACGGCACCCGCGCGATCGCAACCCTGGACTTGCGCATCGACTACCAGAAGCCGGCCACACCCGGTCTCGACATCAAGGCGCATTCGGTCTGCTTCCGCACCACGCGCTCGATCGCCTTCGTGCGCTCCACCGCTTATCAGGACTCCGAGGACGATCCGGTCGCGACCGCGACCGCCTGCTTCATGATCGGCGCCAACCGCACCAATATGCTCGCCGACGGCCGGATGGATTCGCGCCATATCCCGGCGCTGGAGGCGCCGGACGATCCGGGCGGCCCGTTCGCGAGCAGCCCGTTTGCGCGCTGCCTCGGCATTCGCGTCAACGACGACGGCACGCTGACGATGCCGTTCTCGCCAAAGATCGTCGGCAACCCGATCCTGCCCGCGATCCATGGCGGCATGACCGGCGCCTTCCTCGAGACCACCGCGATTTTCGGCGTGCGGCGCGAGCTTGGCATCGCCGCGCTGCCCAAGCCGATCGGGCTCACCGTCAATTACTTGCGTTCCGGCCGCGCGCTCGACAGCATTGCCAATGTCTCGATCGTGAAGCAGGGCCGGCGCATCGTGGCGTTCGAGGCACGGGCCTGGCAGGGCGATGCGGACAAGCCGATCGCCACCGCTTTCGGCCATTTCATGCTGCGGCCGACGCCCGGAAGTGACGAGGAATAG
- a CDS encoding 2-dehydro-3-deoxygalactonokinase gives MTEPAYVAVDWGTSSFRLWLVDHAGHVLAERRSGEGMLAAAKAGFAGVLQSHLAAVEAPDHLPVLVCGMAGAKTGWVEAGYVDTPAPLAAILKQAVRVPDQARDIRILPGIAQRDVKRPDVMRGEETQLLGALGLDAAGEALVCMPGTHSKWVRARGGTVAHFSTFMTGELFSVVSRETILSLAIANAADAEDVPSFKAAVKAAYEAPAFAANLLFTARSRQLLFGGTPAAARETLSGTLIGAELAAGLSGSVPQAGITLIASGRLAALYRRAFDALSVTVQPVDADEAVRRGLSMAAAAIWTK, from the coding sequence ATGACCGAACCCGCCTATGTCGCGGTGGACTGGGGCACCAGCAGTTTTCGCCTGTGGCTGGTCGACCACGCAGGCCATGTTCTGGCCGAGCGCCGTAGCGGCGAGGGCATGCTGGCGGCGGCGAAGGCCGGGTTCGCCGGCGTGCTGCAGTCGCATCTTGCCGCGGTCGAGGCACCGGATCATCTGCCCGTCCTGGTCTGCGGCATGGCCGGCGCAAAAACCGGCTGGGTCGAGGCGGGCTATGTCGACACGCCGGCGCCGCTCGCCGCCATCCTGAAGCAGGCCGTCCGCGTGCCGGATCAGGCGCGCGACATCCGCATCCTGCCGGGTATCGCGCAGCGCGACGTCAAGCGGCCGGATGTGATGCGCGGCGAGGAGACGCAATTGCTTGGCGCGCTCGGTCTCGACGCCGCCGGCGAAGCGCTGGTCTGCATGCCCGGCACGCATTCGAAATGGGTCCGCGCCAGGGGCGGCACCGTCGCGCATTTTTCCACCTTCATGACCGGCGAGCTGTTCAGCGTGGTCTCGCGCGAGACGATTCTGTCGCTCGCGATAGCCAATGCCGCTGACGCCGAGGATGTCCCAAGCTTCAAGGCGGCCGTGAAGGCCGCTTACGAAGCGCCGGCCTTTGCGGCCAACCTGCTGTTCACCGCGCGGTCGCGCCAGTTGCTGTTCGGCGGCACGCCGGCCGCGGCGCGCGAAACGTTGTCGGGCACGTTGATCGGCGCCGAGCTGGCGGCGGGGCTCTCCGGCAGCGTGCCGCAGGCCGGCATCACGCTGATTGCTTCGGGTCGGCTCGCAGCGCTGTATCGCCGCGCCTTCGATGCGCTGTCGGTGACCGTGCAGCCGGTCGATGCGGATGAAGCGGTCCGCCGCGGCCTGTCGATGGCGGCTGCGGCGATTTGGACCAAGTAG
- a CDS encoding 2-dehydro-3-deoxy-6-phosphogalactonate aldolase, with protein MSVPFPSMQRPLVAILRGIKPEETEAIVGVLIEAGMTAIEIPLNSPDPFRSIGMAVKQAPAGVLIGAGTVLTAQDVDRLNDAGGRLMVSPNVDTDVLARAHQHGMVTLPGVFSPTEALLAARSGASGLKFFPASVLGASGIAAIRAVLPAGVTIAAVGGVSDQNFAEYIKGGATAFGLGSSLYKPGMSAADVAARAKATISAYDRAIAQD; from the coding sequence ATGAGCGTTCCTTTTCCGTCGATGCAGCGGCCGCTGGTCGCGATCCTGCGCGGCATCAAGCCCGAGGAGACCGAGGCTATCGTCGGCGTGCTGATCGAGGCCGGCATGACCGCGATCGAGATTCCCTTGAACTCGCCGGATCCGTTCCGCTCGATCGGCATGGCCGTGAAGCAGGCGCCGGCCGGCGTATTGATCGGCGCCGGCACGGTGCTCACCGCGCAGGATGTCGATCGTCTCAACGACGCCGGCGGCAGACTGATGGTCTCGCCGAATGTCGACACCGACGTGCTGGCGCGGGCGCATCAGCACGGCATGGTGACGCTTCCCGGCGTGTTCTCGCCGACCGAGGCGCTGCTCGCGGCGCGCTCCGGCGCCTCGGGCCTGAAATTCTTTCCGGCCAGCGTGCTAGGTGCGTCTGGCATTGCCGCGATCCGCGCGGTGCTCCCCGCGGGCGTGACGATCGCCGCGGTTGGCGGCGTCTCCGATCAGAATTTTGCGGAGTACATCAAGGGCGGCGCGACGGCGTTCGGGCTCGGCTCTAGCCTCTACAAGCCCGGCATGTCGGCTGCCGATGTCGCCGCGCGCGCAAAGGCGACGATTTCGGCCTATGATCGGGCGATTGCGCAAGACTGA
- the poxB gene encoding ubiquinone-dependent pyruvate dehydrogenase — MAINNVADLFVATLEQAGVKRIYGIVGDSLNALTEALRRRGTIEWIHVRHEEVAAFAAAGEAEMTGSLAVCAGSCGPGNLHLINGLFDAHRSRVPVLAIAAQIPTAEIGGGYFQETHPQNLFRECSHYCELVSDSSQLPFVIENAIRAAVGLRGVAVVAMPGDVAFRAPPKRALSTTRGLALSPPKVVPQADELKALADLLNGAERVTLFCGRGCAGAHASLMQLAEALKSPIVHALGGKEHVEYDNPYDVGMTGFIGFSSGYAAMHACDALVMLGTDFPYKQFFPTDAKVAQIDIRPENLGRRCRIDLGLVGDVKVTIEALLPLLKIKTQRRHLDDAVAHYKRAREGLDSLAKGTPGAKPIHPQYLAKVISDHASDDAVFTADVGTPTVWAARYLDMNGRRRLIGSFVHGSMANAMPQAIGAQAAQPGRQVISLSGDGGFTMLMGDLITLTQMKLPVKVVVFNNGVLGFVALEMKAAGFVDTNVDLENPDFAAMARAMGIFAKRVEDPGELPGAMKEMLAHNGPALLDVVTAKQELSMPPTITAEQVKGFSLWVLRAVMNGRGDEVLDLAKTNLLPR; from the coding sequence ATGGCGATCAACAATGTGGCCGATCTGTTCGTGGCAACGCTCGAGCAGGCCGGCGTCAAGCGCATCTACGGCATCGTCGGTGACAGCCTGAACGCGCTCACCGAGGCGCTGCGCCGCCGCGGCACCATCGAATGGATTCACGTCCGGCATGAGGAGGTCGCGGCGTTCGCCGCTGCGGGCGAAGCCGAGATGACGGGAAGCCTCGCGGTCTGCGCGGGCTCCTGCGGCCCGGGCAATCTTCACCTGATTAACGGCCTGTTCGATGCCCATCGCAGCCGCGTCCCCGTGCTGGCGATCGCGGCGCAGATTCCGACCGCCGAGATCGGCGGCGGCTATTTCCAGGAAACCCACCCGCAAAATCTCTTTCGTGAGTGCAGCCATTATTGCGAGCTGGTCTCGGATTCGAGCCAGCTGCCCTTCGTGATCGAGAACGCGATCCGCGCAGCGGTGGGCCTGCGCGGCGTCGCTGTCGTCGCCATGCCGGGCGACGTCGCCTTCCGCGCTCCGCCCAAGCGCGCGCTGTCGACCACGCGCGGCCTTGCGCTGTCGCCGCCGAAGGTCGTGCCGCAGGCGGATGAGCTGAAGGCACTGGCGGATCTCCTCAACGGCGCCGAGCGCGTCACCCTCTTCTGCGGCCGCGGCTGCGCCGGTGCGCACGCGTCGCTGATGCAGCTCGCAGAAGCGCTGAAGAGCCCGATCGTGCACGCGCTCGGCGGCAAGGAGCATGTTGAATACGACAACCCCTACGACGTCGGCATGACCGGCTTCATCGGCTTCTCCTCGGGCTATGCCGCCATGCACGCCTGCGATGCACTGGTGATGCTCGGGACAGACTTCCCCTACAAGCAATTCTTCCCGACCGACGCGAAGGTCGCGCAGATCGACATCCGTCCGGAAAATCTGGGACGGCGGTGCAGGATCGATCTCGGCCTCGTCGGCGACGTCAAAGTCACCATCGAGGCGTTGCTGCCGCTGCTCAAGATCAAGACGCAGCGCCGGCATCTCGACGACGCGGTCGCGCATTACAAGAGGGCGCGCGAAGGCCTCGACTCGCTCGCCAAGGGCACGCCCGGAGCTAAGCCGATCCATCCGCAATATCTGGCAAAAGTCATCAGCGACCATGCCTCTGACGACGCCGTGTTCACCGCCGATGTCGGCACGCCCACGGTGTGGGCCGCGCGCTATCTCGACATGAACGGCCGTCGCCGGCTGATCGGCTCGTTCGTGCATGGCTCGATGGCCAATGCGATGCCGCAGGCGATCGGCGCGCAGGCCGCGCAGCCCGGCCGCCAGGTGATCTCGCTCTCCGGCGACGGCGGCTTCACCATGCTGATGGGCGACCTCATCACGCTGACGCAGATGAAGCTGCCGGTGAAGGTGGTGGTGTTCAACAACGGCGTGCTCGGCTTCGTCGCGCTGGAGATGAAGGCCGCCGGCTTCGTCGATACCAATGTCGATCTGGAGAATCCCGACTTCGCGGCGATGGCGCGCGCGATGGGCATCTTTGCCAAGCGCGTCGAGGATCCCGGCGAGCTGCCCGGCGCCATGAAGGAGATGCTGGCCCACAACGGCCCGGCGCTGCTCGACGTCGTCACGGCCAAGCAGGAGCTGTCGATGCCGCCGACCATCACGGCCGAGCAGGTCAAGGGCTTCAGCCTCTGGGTGCTGCGCGCGGTGATGAACGGCCGCGGGGACGAGGTGCTCGACCTCGCGAAGACGAACTTGTTGCCGCGCTAA